A stretch of Babesia bigemina genome assembly Bbig001, chromosome : III DNA encodes these proteins:
- a CDS encoding SWI/SNF COMPLEX-RELATED protein, putative, with product MPLRRNCFVEFMRLEPKRDEREDAKCRISAPVQHWYDEKELNCIEREYVASILHDYCANTDDANSYYVDIRSKIIQLYNRDPARHLTSTDCIRCIDADPSTIAKVYCVLNYWGLINHGALRHLSSADEYLHQFKREIDTISHASSDADVGIARKEVDGASNVTPTENYLDCVDAINAPFTLERSLMDREISKKHLPQRTCQSCRSPCKYMYYMVETPADGMFTTVN from the exons ATGCCACTAAGGCGGAACTGCTTCGTCGAGTTTATGAGACTCGAGCCAAAGCGGGATGAACGGGAAGACGCAAAGTGCCGAATCTCAGCTCCAGTACAACACTGGTATGATGAAAAGGAGCTCAACTGCATAGAAAGGGAATATGTCGCCAGCATTTTACACG ATTACTGCGCCAATACGGACGATGCCAATAGCTACTATGTAGACATACGGTCGAAAATCATACAGCTTTACAACCGGGACCCGGCAAGGCATCTAACATCAACGGACTGTATACGCTGTATAG ATGCCGACCCGTCCACCATCGCAAAAGTCTACTGTGTTCTCAACTATTGGGGACTCATCAACCACGGCGCATTGAGACACCTCTCTTCAGCGGATGAATACCTGCACCAATTTAAA AGGGAAATTGACACCATATCGCATGCATCTAGCGACGCAGACGTCGGCATTGCTCGTAAAGAAGTTGACGGAGCTAGCAACGTAACACCAACGGAGAATTATTTGGATTGCGTAGATGCCATCAATGCGCCTTTCACGTTAGAAAGAAGTCTGATGGATCGAGAAATCTCAAAGAAGCATCTACCACAGCGTACATGTCAAAGCTGCCGTTCTCCATGTAAATACATGTATTACATGGTTGAAACTCCCGCCGATGGTATGTTTACGACGGTGAACTAG
- a CDS encoding SWI/SNF-RELATED MATRIX-ASSOCIATED ACTIN-DEPENDENT REGULATOR OF CHROMATIN SUBFAMILY C MEMBER 2 (SMARCC2), putative, translating to MPVGAKWSKHPFVPSKWNRSRREKLYNAIDKFGMDWRMVQEELGDEVTVRECIYHFVMAPLERETRGIVRLPVCFSHIVDGKTDLPFFTSPNTVTAFLAFCASTISPVVASQAAKTILNDVMKPEAWPPGYAKFEADESIQRRDTKSAATTEATCHTTVTPLRNDRKDADAANANKLHGFTSNEHEVKGGKQAEASGTVVAQDKDAEHDARPNPTVPDTTLFTAFEQALQVSTETCARLAAMEQQKIDAVLARIIDLKIKNLEEKMKYHAGSEEHMDNCRIQLVRYSSLQLTWCRGMNYRE from the coding sequence ATGCCAGTAGGCGCCAAGTGGTCGAAGCATCCATTCGTACCAAGCAAGTGGAACCGTTCCCGGCGGGAGAAGTTATACAACGCCATTGACAAGTTCGGAATGGACTGGCGCATGGTCCAAGAGGAACTGGGTGACGAGGTAACTGTTAGGGAGTGTATTTATCATTTCGTTATGGCCCCTCTGGAGCGTGAGACTCGAGGAATCGTGCGACTTCCGGTATGCTTTAGCCATATTGTGGATGGCAAGACGGATCTCCCGTTCTTCACCAGCCCAAACACAGTCACGGCCTTTCTCGCCTTTTGCGCATCCACAATCAGCCCCGTTGTCGCATCTCAAGCAGCGAAGACCATCTTAAACGATGTCATGAAGCCAGAAGCATGGCCACCCGGATATGCGAAATTTGAAGCGGACGAGAGCATTCAACGCCGAGATACGAAAAGCGCGGCAACAACAGAAGCCACCTGTCACACAACTGTAACTCCATTACGTAATGACAGGAAGGATGCAGATGCTGCAAATGCGAACAAACTCCACGGATTCACGTCCAATGAGCATGAAGTTAAAGGGGGGAAACAGGCCGAAGCAAGCGGGACCGTTGTCGCACAAGACAAGGATGCGGAACATGATGCGCGACCGAATCCAACAGTTCCGGATACAACGCTGTTCACGGCATTCGAACAAGCGCTGCAAGTGTCCACAGAAACCTGCGCACGCTTGGCTGCAATGGAGCAGCAAAAGATAGATGCCGTGCTCGCCAGGATTATTGATCTCAAAATCAAAAATCTCGAGGAAAAGATGAAGTATCACGCAGGTTCCGAAGAGCACATGGACAACTGCAGGATACAACTGGTAAGATACAGCAGCCTACAACTAACTTGGTGCAGAGGCATGAACTATCGCGAATAA
- a CDS encoding 40S RIBOSOMAL PROTEIN S17, putative: MGRVRTKTVKRAARQIVEKYYAKLGLDFHFNKKVAEEVAQIPSKRMRNKVAGFITHLMRRIQKGPVRGISLKLQEEERERRMDYVPEHSEVDVPLIQIDQDTADMLHFLKINIPNVKVITANVHGEGAHQRY; this comes from the exons ATG GGTCGCGTGCGTACGAAGACCGTGAAGCGCGCTGCGCGTCAGATCGTGGAGAAGTACTACGCGAAGCTTGGTCTTGACTTCCACTTCAACAAGAAGGTTGCTGAGGAGGTTGCGCAGATCCCGTCGAAGCGTATGCGCAACAAGGTTGCTGGTTTCATCACCCACCTGATGCGTCGCATCCAGAAGGGCCCCGTGCGCGGCATCTCGCTGAAGCTGcaggaggaggagcgcgAGCGCCGCATGGACTACGTGCCGGAGCACTCTGAGGTGGACGTGCCGCTGATCCAGATCGACCAGGACACTGCGGACATGCTCCACTTCCTCAAGATCAACATTCCGAACGTGAAGGTCATCACCGCGAATGTGCACGGCGAGGGTGCCCACCAGCGCTACTGA